One region of Edaphobacter bradus genomic DNA includes:
- a CDS encoding mechanosensitive ion channel family protein — protein MLAHINFRHPWFLAIFVLCAGIVVSNLGHYILFRVLRKQEEQQTTRWGIREHLSRPARSIFSFTCLAIVLPLVPGVPDYLYAILRQGIAMAIVVALGWFAVGSIYVFEAIMLRRYDLTAENNIQARRVHTQFQLFRRMLIALVVIIDIGALLWTFNDPRILHYGSGLLASAGVASVILATAARSTAANFFAGLQIAFTEPIRIHDVVVIQGEWGRIEEINSAYVVVKIWDLRRLIVPLSYFIENSFQNWTREATDLLGTAFLYVDYSIPVEDLRQQLKRIAESSPLWDKNVCGLQVTNLTDRTMELRCLVSARNSSDSFDLRCLVREQMINYIQQNYPNAFPTTRFAATAEIPVQSSSAPAQPPLEPASFQKSARQ, from the coding sequence ATGCTCGCTCACATCAACTTCCGGCACCCCTGGTTCCTTGCCATCTTTGTCCTTTGCGCTGGCATTGTTGTCTCCAATCTGGGGCACTACATCCTGTTCCGCGTACTCCGCAAGCAAGAGGAGCAGCAGACGACCCGCTGGGGAATTCGGGAGCACCTTAGCCGCCCTGCGCGCTCCATCTTCTCCTTCACTTGTCTCGCCATTGTTCTTCCCCTCGTTCCCGGCGTGCCCGACTACCTTTACGCCATCCTCCGCCAAGGGATCGCCATGGCCATCGTCGTCGCGCTCGGCTGGTTCGCCGTCGGCAGCATCTACGTCTTCGAGGCCATCATGCTCCGCCGCTACGACCTCACCGCGGAGAACAACATCCAGGCCCGGCGCGTCCACACCCAGTTCCAGCTCTTCCGCCGCATGCTCATCGCCCTCGTCGTCATCATCGACATCGGCGCGCTCCTCTGGACCTTCAACGACCCCCGCATCCTGCACTACGGCTCCGGCCTTCTCGCCTCCGCCGGAGTCGCCTCCGTCATCCTCGCCACCGCCGCCCGCTCCACCGCCGCCAACTTCTTCGCCGGTCTGCAGATCGCCTTCACCGAGCCCATCCGTATCCACGACGTCGTCGTCATCCAGGGCGAGTGGGGACGCATCGAAGAGATCAACTCTGCCTACGTCGTCGTCAAGATCTGGGACCTCCGCCGCCTCATCGTGCCCTTGTCCTACTTCATCGAAAACTCCTTCCAGAACTGGACACGCGAGGCCACCGACCTCCTCGGCACCGCCTTCCTCTACGTGGACTACTCCATCCCCGTCGAAGACCTCCGCCAGCAACTCAAGCGCATCGCAGAGTCCTCACCTCTCTGGGACAAGAATGTCTGCGGCCTCCAGGTCACCAATCTCACCGACCGCACCATGGAGCTTCGCTGCCTCGTCAGCGCCCGCAACTCCAGCGACAGCTTCGACCTCCGCTGCCTTGTCCGCGAGCAGATGATCAACTACATCCAGCAGAACTACCCCAACGCCTTCCCCACCACGCGCTTCGCCGCCACAGCCGAGATCCCCGTGCAGTCCTCCTCCGCGCCCGCGCAACCTCCGCTCGAGCCGGCCTCCTTCCAGAAATCCGCCCGTCAATAG
- a CDS encoding zf-HC2 domain-containing protein: protein MTEHLTPSVLNLFADGELSSDQVAGVNEHLAACQACTASALSQMVLKSTAARAGSRYVIPGDLQKRLLPQASEKASEVEGTQSRGVRVTEARRAMRFGLLGWAAAVALLLVSVGIVSLQRGAVARVDEAALVTEVLDQHIGTLAANQKPQVLSSDRHTVKPWFQGKIPFTFNLPEGLPEDTRLDGANLAYLHNQPVAQLLYSIGRHRVSVFVRERGGASVPGELVTEHSGFHIVRVDTPELEFVAVSDVDPGRLRGLVAAIGKAQMKGQ from the coding sequence ATGACAGAGCATCTGACGCCGAGCGTGCTGAATCTGTTTGCCGATGGCGAGCTCTCCTCTGATCAGGTTGCCGGAGTGAATGAGCATCTTGCCGCGTGCCAGGCGTGCACGGCGAGTGCGCTGTCGCAGATGGTGTTGAAGTCTACGGCGGCGCGGGCTGGGAGTCGTTACGTAATTCCCGGAGATCTGCAGAAGCGGTTGTTGCCCCAGGCCTCGGAGAAGGCTTCAGAGGTTGAAGGCACGCAGAGTCGCGGTGTGCGGGTGACGGAAGCTCGAAGAGCCATGAGGTTTGGCCTGCTGGGTTGGGCAGCGGCGGTGGCGCTGCTGCTGGTCTCGGTGGGCATCGTATCTTTGCAGCGGGGTGCGGTGGCACGTGTCGATGAGGCGGCGCTGGTGACTGAGGTGCTCGATCAGCATATTGGTACGCTGGCGGCGAACCAGAAGCCGCAGGTGCTCTCCTCGGATCGTCACACCGTCAAGCCGTGGTTCCAGGGCAAGATCCCTTTCACCTTCAATCTTCCGGAGGGGTTGCCGGAGGATACGAGGCTGGATGGGGCAAATCTGGCTTATCTGCACAATCAGCCGGTGGCGCAACTGCTGTACAGCATCGGGAGGCATCGGGTGTCAGTGTTTGTGCGGGAGCGAGGAGGGGCGAGTGTACCCGGCGAGCTTGTCACGGAGCACTCGGGCTTCCATATAGTCCGTGTCGACACTCCGGAGCTGGAGTTTGTGGCGGTAAGCGATGTGGATCCGGGCAGGCTGCGCGGTCTGGTTGCTGCTATCGGGAAGGCGCAGATGAAGGGACAGTAG
- a CDS encoding sigma-70 family RNA polymerase sigma factor codes for MTLLPWKRAARENGPQPSGFEDLAAPLLPALYNLAHWLARNPADAEDLVQETFLKALRGFSSFEPGTNFKAWIFRILRNTYQTSRTGLAAMRTVALEDELESSDAGPPLYPEGAIERETPESNLIRLSDRAAVEEAMEQLPPRLLEVILLCDVEEMKYREIATVLEIPMGTVMSRIARARMALRQELGRRRETRV; via the coding sequence ATGACGCTACTGCCATGGAAACGCGCGGCGCGTGAGAACGGTCCTCAACCCAGTGGGTTTGAGGATCTCGCGGCTCCGTTGCTGCCTGCTCTGTACAACCTTGCCCACTGGCTGGCGCGGAATCCGGCTGATGCAGAGGACCTTGTACAGGAGACGTTTCTCAAGGCTCTGCGGGGGTTCAGCAGCTTTGAGCCGGGGACGAACTTCAAGGCGTGGATCTTTCGGATTCTGCGGAATACGTATCAGACGTCGCGGACGGGATTAGCTGCGATGCGCACGGTGGCTCTGGAGGATGAGCTGGAGAGTAGCGACGCGGGGCCGCCGCTTTATCCTGAGGGCGCGATCGAGCGGGAGACTCCGGAGAGCAACCTGATCCGGCTGAGCGACCGGGCAGCGGTGGAAGAGGCGATGGAGCAGTTGCCACCGAGGTTGCTCGAGGTGATTCTGCTGTGCGATGTGGAAGAGATGAAGTACAGAGAGATTGCAACGGTGCTGGAGATTCCGATGGGTACGGTGATGTCGCGAATTGCGCGTGCGCGGATGGCGCTTCGGCAGGAGCTTGGCCGAAGGAGGGAGACGCGAGTATGA
- a CDS encoding metallophosphoesterase family protein — MKDNDNVTPVRTRPQISEPTSELTSGPISEPTSSQPISEPQPASDGIDRRNFLSCMAWAGTGLLWTMAGGVPTSRLFAATAGSAFQAAAGFSFVQISDSHIGFNKAANQDVTGTLKLAIDKINALHTTPELLLHTGDISHASRATEFDTAEQLVKAARVGQIFYVPGEHDTASDDGALYRERFGKGTLGSGWYSFNHKGVHFIGLNNCLQIDALGKLGPEQLTWLKQNLASLSASTPIVIFAHLPLWMVYPEWGWGTADGAEALSYLKRFGSVTVLNGHIHQVVQKVEGNVAFHTATSTAFPQPAPGKAPSAGPMVVPAGKLRSVLGITQVRYIARQSHLALVDSSLAETV, encoded by the coding sequence ATGAAGGACAACGACAACGTTACACCCGTACGAACACGGCCTCAAATATCCGAACCCACATCCGAACTCACATCCGGGCCCATATCCGAACCCACGTCATCCCAACCCATATCCGAGCCCCAGCCCGCAAGCGACGGAATCGACCGCCGCAACTTCCTCTCCTGCATGGCCTGGGCCGGTACCGGTCTGCTTTGGACGATGGCCGGCGGCGTTCCCACGTCAAGACTCTTTGCCGCAACCGCAGGCTCCGCATTCCAAGCCGCGGCCGGCTTCAGCTTCGTCCAGATCAGCGACAGCCACATCGGCTTCAACAAAGCCGCCAATCAGGACGTTACCGGAACCCTCAAGCTCGCCATCGATAAAATCAATGCACTTCACACTACGCCCGAACTTCTCCTGCACACCGGCGACATAAGCCACGCCTCGCGCGCCACCGAGTTCGACACCGCAGAGCAGCTCGTCAAAGCCGCCCGCGTCGGCCAGATCTTCTACGTCCCCGGCGAGCACGACACCGCGTCCGACGACGGCGCCCTCTATCGCGAGCGCTTCGGCAAAGGGACCCTCGGCAGCGGCTGGTACAGCTTCAACCACAAAGGCGTGCACTTCATCGGCCTCAACAACTGCCTCCAGATCGACGCCCTCGGCAAGCTCGGCCCCGAGCAGCTCACGTGGCTCAAACAGAATCTCGCCTCGCTCTCCGCCTCCACCCCCATCGTCATCTTCGCCCACCTCCCTCTGTGGATGGTCTATCCCGAGTGGGGCTGGGGCACTGCCGACGGCGCCGAGGCCCTCTCCTACCTCAAGCGCTTCGGCTCCGTCACCGTCCTCAACGGACACATCCACCAGGTCGTCCAGAAGGTGGAAGGCAACGTAGCCTTCCACACCGCCACTTCGACAGCGTTCCCACAACCCGCACCCGGCAAGGCTCCAAGCGCCGGACCCATGGTCGTCCCTGCCGGCAAACTCCGCAGCGTCCTCGGCATCACCCAGGTCCGCTACATCGCCCGGCAAAGCCACCTCGCCCTCGTCGACTCCTCACTCGCGGAAACAGTATGA
- a CDS encoding heme-binding domain-containing protein, which translates to MTRLRISAVCATALLSSLLLARVHPFGDAGLYTPNPSPAPIMEHSSVPPQVRDLLTAKCADCHSTQTRAPLYGRLAPISWFMERDILEGRKHMDLSAWDTYTSDQQQTLQAKIIQQTRAGKMPLPQYRNIHRNSAITAADLQLLTQWAHQSSPLATDPSQPLPTEGSAVQGKLVFEKRCTGCHSLAQNREGPNLSGVFGRTSGQAPGFTYSPALQNAHIVWNELTLDRWLTDPDAYLPGNNMDFHVAKPQERRDLIRFLKESAAPNSSTP; encoded by the coding sequence ATGACCCGCCTCCGCATCTCCGCCGTCTGTGCCACTGCATTGCTGTCCTCGCTGTTACTCGCCCGCGTTCACCCCTTCGGTGACGCGGGCCTTTATACCCCCAACCCCTCGCCCGCACCCATCATGGAACACTCCTCTGTACCGCCTCAGGTGCGCGATCTTCTCACTGCCAAATGTGCCGACTGCCACTCCACTCAGACTCGAGCACCCCTCTACGGCCGCCTCGCGCCCATCTCGTGGTTCATGGAGCGTGACATCCTCGAAGGCCGCAAACACATGGACCTCTCCGCGTGGGACACCTACACCTCAGACCAGCAGCAAACCCTCCAGGCGAAGATCATCCAGCAGACCCGAGCCGGCAAGATGCCTCTGCCCCAATACCGAAACATCCACCGCAACTCCGCCATCACCGCGGCCGACCTGCAGCTCCTCACCCAGTGGGCACATCAGTCGTCGCCGCTCGCAACAGACCCAAGCCAGCCGCTCCCCACCGAAGGCAGCGCAGTCCAGGGCAAGCTCGTCTTCGAGAAGCGCTGCACCGGATGCCATTCGCTTGCCCAGAACCGCGAAGGCCCCAATCTCAGTGGAGTCTTTGGACGAACCTCCGGACAAGCGCCCGGCTTTACATACTCCCCGGCCCTTCAAAATGCGCACATCGTCTGGAACGAGCTCACCCTCGACCGCTGGCTCACCGACCCCGACGCCTACCTCCCCGGAAACAACATGGACTTCCACGTAGCAAAGCCGCAGGAGCGCCGCGACCTCATCCGATTCCTGAAAGAAAGCGCCGCCCCGAACTCTTCTACTCCGTAA
- a CDS encoding TonB-dependent receptor — protein sequence MTRIITTKIVLSLVATCVVAAPVSAQVRGELKGRISDPSGAAISGAQVTLTQTATGVRQNAATTDAGEYDFTQLNSGTYSIAVDRPSFARLQRNGITVTVGQTVNLDLALQPGPDNQTITVNADAPLLQTATSDIATTIAGSTVVALPLNSRNFVQLSTLAPGVALPPGTLLPRINGGRPRTNEYLYDGISALQPEPGQVAFFPIIDDIAEFTIEANNVPAEFGRFNGGVVNVATRSGNNQFHGSLYEFFRNEALNSRNYFAGSAARKPEYRRNLYGGTIGGPILHDRLFFFGDYQGIKQRIGVTRISTVPTLAERRGIFTGVAKIYDPTTTQVVNGKVIRTEFPNDVIDKPLDPAAVALLARYPLPTSGGAANNFTRTANDDDHQNQFDLRIDAAHGSRDRGFARYTYYNEVEQPVTPLPEGSGAIGGSVIGTGNVGGLSNILGQQIVLSETHTFSPSVVNDVRLGYTRRGNTQSGPTLSSTASDALGIPGIPTNASFNNVLPLFTLTGFQQLGANASTSARYQTSVSELIDTVLFTHAAHSLKAGADMRRYELNAISPPNPTGSFSFTNTGTNTTGAKGSTGGNALAGFLLGQVDTFSIDLQNRTIRPRDYIYEFFAQDDWRISPRLTLNIGARWTLHLPSTETRNQGAVFNLATQQLDYLGVNGYPRTARELHWANVAPRLGFTFAVDPKTVLRTGFGIVFIDQSGITTPFTTPQYPFIQNVQQKTTDGFVPAFQLSKGPTVTPIPLTPDAGLGQSVYTANRKAGSGYVQQWNLAVQRSITNNLSVEIAYVGSHIVHVGIPDANLNQLTAAQLATGLTNPTALTAQVTNPYYGLIPPSSSIGGPKVAAAQLLKPYPRFQNVAIYRNNSGTTNYNAIEAKAEQRLSHGLSFLFSYTHSKLIDDASSVFSSTVLSSPNSSSLIAADTYRPYLERDSSNGDMPNVFAISGVYELPRYAGHGLATKAFGGWTLNAIVSLQSGMPVTVTQATNLNSFAGVVLRRPNLTANPALSPGQRTPAHFFNTAAFATAPEFTFGNASRNPVRGPAYRNADFALVKHTRIGERTDVELRAELFNVTNTPAFSQPNGSFGAAAFGSITSTTTDPRVAQFAVKLSR from the coding sequence ATGACTAGAATTATTACGACCAAAATTGTGCTGTCTTTGGTCGCTACCTGTGTGGTCGCCGCGCCCGTGAGCGCGCAGGTTCGAGGTGAGCTCAAGGGCCGGATCAGCGACCCATCCGGTGCGGCCATCTCCGGCGCGCAGGTCACGCTCACCCAGACCGCCACCGGCGTTCGTCAGAACGCCGCGACCACCGATGCGGGCGAATACGACTTCACCCAACTGAACTCCGGCACCTACAGCATCGCCGTCGATCGCCCCTCCTTTGCTCGCCTTCAGCGCAATGGCATCACCGTCACCGTAGGCCAGACGGTGAACCTCGACCTCGCCCTGCAACCCGGCCCCGACAACCAGACCATCACCGTCAACGCCGACGCGCCCCTGCTCCAGACCGCCACCAGCGACATCGCCACCACCATAGCCGGAAGCACCGTCGTCGCGCTCCCCCTCAACTCGCGCAACTTCGTCCAGTTGAGCACCCTCGCACCAGGCGTCGCACTGCCACCCGGAACCCTCCTCCCGCGCATCAACGGCGGCCGTCCCCGCACCAACGAGTACCTCTACGACGGAATCTCCGCCCTGCAGCCCGAGCCCGGCCAGGTCGCCTTCTTCCCCATCATCGACGACATCGCCGAGTTCACCATCGAGGCCAACAACGTTCCCGCGGAGTTCGGCCGATTCAACGGCGGAGTCGTCAACGTCGCCACGCGCAGTGGCAACAACCAGTTCCACGGCAGCCTCTACGAGTTCTTCCGCAACGAAGCCCTCAACTCGCGCAACTACTTCGCAGGCAGCGCCGCACGCAAGCCCGAGTATCGCCGCAACCTCTACGGCGGCACCATCGGCGGCCCCATCCTGCACGACCGCCTCTTCTTCTTCGGCGACTATCAGGGCATCAAGCAGCGCATCGGCGTCACCCGCATCTCGACCGTGCCAACGCTCGCCGAGCGCCGGGGAATCTTCACCGGCGTCGCAAAGATCTACGATCCAACCACCACGCAGGTCGTCAACGGCAAGGTCATCCGCACCGAGTTCCCCAACGACGTCATCGACAAGCCGCTCGATCCCGCCGCCGTCGCGCTTCTCGCGCGCTACCCACTCCCCACCAGCGGCGGAGCAGCCAACAACTTCACCCGCACCGCAAACGACGACGACCACCAGAACCAGTTCGACCTCCGCATCGACGCCGCGCACGGCAGCCGCGACCGCGGCTTCGCCCGCTACACCTACTACAACGAGGTCGAGCAGCCCGTGACCCCGCTCCCCGAGGGCTCCGGAGCCATCGGCGGCTCGGTCATTGGCACCGGAAACGTCGGCGGACTCTCCAACATCCTCGGCCAGCAGATCGTCCTCAGCGAGACCCACACCTTCTCCCCCAGCGTCGTCAACGACGTCCGCCTCGGCTATACGCGCCGCGGCAACACGCAGTCCGGCCCCACTCTCAGCAGCACCGCATCGGACGCGCTCGGAATCCCCGGCATCCCCACCAACGCCTCCTTCAACAACGTGCTGCCCCTCTTCACACTCACCGGCTTCCAGCAGCTCGGAGCCAACGCCAGCACCTCCGCCCGCTACCAGACCTCCGTCTCCGAGCTCATCGACACCGTCCTCTTCACCCACGCCGCGCACTCCCTCAAGGCAGGCGCCGACATGCGCCGCTACGAGCTCAACGCCATCTCACCTCCCAACCCCACCGGCTCCTTCTCCTTCACCAACACCGGCACCAATACCACCGGCGCCAAAGGTTCTACCGGCGGCAACGCACTCGCCGGCTTCCTCCTCGGCCAGGTCGACACCTTCTCCATCGACCTCCAGAACCGCACCATCCGCCCCCGCGACTACATCTACGAGTTCTTCGCCCAGGACGACTGGCGCATATCCCCGCGTCTTACCCTCAACATCGGCGCACGCTGGACGCTCCATCTCCCCTCCACCGAGACCCGCAACCAGGGAGCCGTCTTCAACCTCGCCACCCAGCAGCTCGACTACCTCGGCGTCAACGGCTACCCTCGCACCGCCCGCGAGCTGCACTGGGCGAACGTGGCCCCGCGCCTCGGCTTCACCTTCGCCGTCGATCCCAAAACCGTCCTCCGCACCGGCTTCGGAATCGTCTTCATCGACCAGAGCGGAATCACCACGCCCTTCACCACGCCGCAGTATCCCTTCATCCAGAACGTCCAGCAGAAGACCACCGACGGCTTCGTCCCGGCCTTCCAGCTTTCGAAGGGCCCCACCGTCACACCCATTCCCCTCACGCCCGACGCCGGTCTCGGCCAGAGCGTCTACACCGCGAACCGCAAAGCCGGCTCTGGATACGTACAGCAGTGGAACCTCGCCGTGCAGCGTTCCATCACGAACAATCTCTCCGTCGAGATCGCCTACGTCGGCTCGCACATCGTCCACGTTGGCATCCCTGACGCGAACCTCAACCAACTCACCGCCGCGCAGCTCGCCACCGGCCTCACCAACCCCACCGCACTCACCGCGCAGGTCACAAACCCCTACTACGGCCTGATCCCCCCATCCAGCAGCATCGGAGGTCCTAAAGTGGCCGCGGCCCAGCTCCTCAAACCCTACCCGCGCTTTCAGAACGTCGCCATCTACCGCAACAACAGCGGCACCACCAACTACAACGCCATCGAAGCCAAGGCCGAGCAGCGCCTCAGCCACGGCCTATCCTTCCTCTTCAGCTACACCCACTCCAAGCTAATCGACGACGCATCCTCCGTCTTCTCCTCCACCGTGCTCTCGTCCCCCAACAGCTCGTCGCTCATCGCAGCCGACACCTACCGTCCCTATCTCGAGCGCGACTCCTCAAACGGCGACATGCCCAACGTCTTCGCCATCAGCGGAGTCTACGAGCTCCCCCGCTATGCCGGCCACGGCCTCGCCACGAAAGCATTCGGTGGCTGGACCCTCAACGCCATCGTCAGCCTGCAGAGCGGCATGCCCGTCACAGTCACCCAGGCCACCAACCTCAACAGCTTCGCCGGAGTCGTCCTGCGGCGCCCTAACCTCACCGCCAACCCCGCTCTATCGCCCGGCCAGCGCACCCCGGCACACTTCTTCAACACCGCCGCCTTCGCCACAGCGCCTGAGTTCACCTTCGGCAACGCATCGCGCAACCCCGTCCGCGGCCCCGCCTATCGCAACGCCGACTTCGCTCTGGTCAAGCACACCCGCATCGGCGAGCGCACCGACGTCGAGCTGCGCGCCGAGCTCTTCAACGTCACCAACACCCCCGCCTTCTCGCAGCCCAACGGCTCATTCGGAGCCGCAGCCTTCGGCAGCATCACCAGCACCACCACCGACCCGCGCGTCGCGCAGTTCGCCGTCAAGCTCAGCCGCTAA
- a CDS encoding ester cyclase, with the protein MTAQELESLWEEHTRHEFVTRDLQSTLDTMVDDAYVNHIPTMTGGYGKEALRGFYGHDFIPCMPPDTTLTPVSRTVGADQLVDEMIFSFTHTIEMPWMLPGIAPTGRRVEVPLVAIVHFRDGKLAHEHIYWDQASVLKQLGVLNDPTLPIQGAETAKKVLETLR; encoded by the coding sequence ATGACGGCACAAGAGCTGGAATCCCTCTGGGAAGAGCACACCCGCCACGAATTCGTCACCCGCGATCTCCAGTCCACCCTCGACACCATGGTCGACGACGCCTACGTCAACCACATCCCCACCATGACTGGCGGCTACGGCAAGGAGGCCCTCCGCGGCTTCTACGGCCACGACTTCATCCCCTGCATGCCGCCCGACACCACCCTCACCCCGGTCTCCCGCACCGTCGGTGCCGACCAGCTCGTCGACGAGATGATCTTCTCCTTCACCCACACCATCGAGATGCCTTGGATGCTCCCCGGCATCGCTCCCACCGGCCGCCGTGTCGAGGTCCCGCTAGTCGCCATCGTCCACTTTCGCGATGGCAAACTCGCCCACGAACACATCTACTGGGATCAGGCCTCTGTCCTCAAACAACTAGGCGTGCTCAACGACCCAACCCTCCCCATCCAGGGAGCCGAAACCGCAAAGAAGGTCCTCGAAACGCTACGATAG
- a CDS encoding TIGR03118 family protein, protein MRNEGLLSIVAFAAICLPAAGQSYKVTNIVSDGSVPATTMDANFINPWAVTSSPVWWISAQGTGFAYIVTPAGAIPFKVIVPAASGAVGATGMPAGAVTTAGATGMVLSNGSKANFLFSTLDGTISGWNSKLGFANSICEIVINNHASAYTGLAILNIATGGVTTNSYILAANFEGNAIEVYDNTFKPTKLAGSFTDPSLPPGYFPFSVHVLGTQVFVTYTLRNIANYGAGPGHGVVNVFDTTGKFVSRVLTFGNLNAPWGIAFAPANFGIFSNDLLVGNFGNGIINVYDPKTFAYLGQLMDATGKALTYGDLWELLPGGTTVTGTTSVSGGDTSTVYFTAGLANMAHGLFAGITNTTTAGGTPTFGFSASEGAATVTAGNSTQANVSVTPVNGFSGSVSLACSGLPAKATCTFSPSSLTVSPTAPATGTVTIQTTMSTTSRLQRHLRSTYAAGITSALLLPFASILAIRRRRSRGNGVYAIRLLGVMLLFVAVAGLIAGCSDNKHTVPGTPAGQSTVVMTASAGSVMQQTSIALTVQ, encoded by the coding sequence ATGCGAAATGAAGGCCTTCTCTCCATCGTAGCCTTCGCTGCCATATGCCTGCCGGCAGCGGGACAATCGTATAAAGTGACCAACATTGTTTCGGACGGCTCCGTGCCTGCCACGACGATGGACGCCAACTTCATCAACCCGTGGGCCGTCACCTCCAGCCCAGTGTGGTGGATTAGCGCCCAGGGCACCGGCTTCGCCTACATCGTTACGCCCGCTGGAGCCATTCCCTTCAAGGTCATCGTACCGGCCGCGTCCGGGGCGGTAGGTGCGACGGGTATGCCTGCCGGCGCCGTCACGACGGCTGGAGCCACCGGGATGGTTCTATCGAACGGCAGCAAAGCCAATTTCCTCTTCTCGACCCTCGACGGCACAATCTCGGGGTGGAACAGCAAGCTCGGTTTTGCCAACTCCATCTGCGAGATCGTGATCAACAACCACGCCTCTGCCTACACGGGTCTGGCGATCCTGAACATCGCCACCGGCGGAGTCACCACCAACAGCTATATCCTCGCGGCGAACTTCGAGGGTAACGCGATCGAGGTATACGACAACACCTTTAAGCCGACGAAGCTCGCCGGCAGCTTTACCGATCCGAGTCTTCCCCCGGGCTACTTTCCCTTCTCGGTGCACGTTTTAGGCACGCAGGTCTTCGTCACCTATACGTTGCGTAACATTGCCAACTACGGAGCGGGTCCCGGCCATGGCGTCGTCAACGTATTCGACACGACGGGGAAGTTCGTTTCCCGCGTGCTTACCTTCGGCAATCTCAACGCGCCCTGGGGAATCGCCTTCGCCCCCGCCAACTTCGGCATCTTCAGCAATGATCTGCTCGTTGGGAACTTCGGTAATGGAATCATCAACGTCTACGACCCTAAGACGTTTGCCTACCTCGGGCAACTGATGGACGCTACTGGTAAGGCTCTCACCTACGGCGACTTGTGGGAGCTTCTTCCGGGCGGCACGACTGTCACCGGCACGACTTCCGTCAGCGGCGGCGATACCAGCACGGTGTATTTCACCGCCGGACTTGCCAACATGGCCCACGGTCTCTTCGCCGGGATCACAAACACGACAACGGCCGGCGGTACACCCACCTTCGGCTTCAGCGCTTCCGAAGGTGCGGCCACAGTCACCGCAGGCAACTCGACCCAAGCCAACGTCAGTGTCACACCCGTGAATGGTTTCAGCGGATCCGTCAGCCTGGCCTGCAGTGGTTTGCCAGCAAAAGCCACCTGCACTTTTTCTCCCTCGTCGCTCACCGTGTCGCCTACTGCCCCCGCGACGGGCACCGTCACCATCCAGACCACGATGTCCACTACAAGTCGGCTACAGCGACATCTTCGGAGCACGTACGCCGCAGGGATCACTTCAGCACTGCTTTTGCCTTTCGCGTCTATCCTGGCGATTCGGCGCCGGCGGTCACGCGGCAACGGAGTTTATGCCATTCGTCTGCTGGGTGTAATGCTTCTGTTCGTTGCGGTCGCAGGACTCATCGCGGGTTGCTCCGACAACAAACACACTGTGCCAGGTACCCCTGCAGGACAATCGACGGTGGTCATGACCGCCAGCGCCGGGTCAGTCATGCAGCAGACCTCCATCGCACTTACCGTGCAATAG